The Saccharomonospora glauca K62 genome has a segment encoding these proteins:
- a CDS encoding 2,3-dihydro-2,3-dihydroxybenzoate dehydrogenase — protein sequence MGQQGIAGKIAFVTGAGRGIGAAVARALRDNGAVVAASDRSAEVRTSYEDEEGITGFTADVTDSTAVADVVAEVEDTLGPIDILVNVAGVLHTGPVAEYSDEDWNHTFAVNTTGVFTVSREVTRRMMPRGRGCVVTVSSNAAGVPRRGMAAYAASKAAATMFTKCLGLELAEYGIRCNIVAPGSTDTPMQRSMWTDKGAESVIRGDLDSYRVGIPLGRIAEPEDIAAAVVFLASDQARHITMHDLYVDGGATLRA from the coding sequence GTGGGACAACAGGGAATCGCCGGAAAGATCGCGTTCGTCACCGGTGCGGGACGGGGCATCGGCGCGGCCGTGGCGCGGGCGTTGCGGGACAACGGCGCCGTGGTCGCCGCGTCGGACCGCTCCGCCGAAGTCCGTACGTCCTATGAGGACGAAGAAGGCATCACGGGGTTCACGGCGGACGTCACCGACTCGACGGCCGTCGCGGACGTCGTCGCCGAGGTGGAGGACACCTTGGGGCCGATCGACATCCTCGTCAACGTGGCGGGGGTACTGCACACCGGGCCGGTGGCGGAGTACTCCGACGAGGACTGGAATCACACGTTCGCGGTCAACACCACGGGTGTGTTCACCGTGTCCCGCGAGGTCACCCGACGGATGATGCCGCGCGGGCGCGGTTGCGTGGTCACCGTGTCCTCCAACGCCGCCGGGGTGCCGCGTCGGGGCATGGCCGCCTACGCCGCCTCCAAGGCGGCCGCCACCATGTTCACCAAGTGCCTCGGGCTCGAACTCGCCGAGTACGGGATCCGGTGCAACATCGTGGCGCCCGGCTCCACCGACACCCCGATGCAGCGTTCGATGTGGACGGACAAGGGCGCCGAGTCCGTCATCCGGGGCGATCTGGACAGCTACCGGGTGGGCATTCCGCTGGGGCGGATCGCCGAACCGGAGGACATCGCCGCCGCGGTCGTGTTCCTGGCCTCCGACCAGGCCCGGCACATCACGATGCACGACCTCTACGTGGACGGTGGTGCGACCCTGCGCGCGTGA